The following proteins are encoded in a genomic region of Liolophura sinensis isolate JHLJ2023 chromosome 7, CUHK_Ljap_v2, whole genome shotgun sequence:
- the LOC135469838 gene encoding LOW QUALITY PROTEIN: hydroxysteroid dehydrogenase-like protein 2 (The sequence of the model RefSeq protein was modified relative to this genomic sequence to represent the inferred CDS: deleted 1 base in 1 codon) produces the protein MAANTGSLAGKTLFITGASRGIGKAIALKAAKDGANIVIAAKTAEPHPKLPGTIYTAAKEIEDAGGKAYPCVVDIRYEDQVRKAVDEAVQKFGGIDILVNNASAISLTGTAETPMKRYDLMMGINGRGTYLCSQACLPYLKKGSNPHILNLSPPLNMKAKWFQNHVAYTMAKYGMSMCVLGMSEEFRPYKIGVNALWPRTTIFTAAMEMLAGGKGIKNQCRTVDIISDAAYIMLSKESSTYTGNFAIDDEVLKSAGITDLEQYSCVPGSTLMLDFFLDEDPNAVHLPGSQGSGEGVSKTLDMMKALLNEELVKSVDGVFVFDLKGSEPGTWYLDLKNGSGNLGDGGAPSGDAGCTMIMNSEDFVRMFKGDLKPTNAFMSGKLKIKGDMGLAMRLEKLMGKMRPKL, from the exons ATGGCTGCAAACACCGG ATCCCTAGCTGGCAAGACTTTGTTCATTACGGGGGCAAGTCGGGGAATTGGGAAAGCCATTGCGCTGAAGGCTGCCAAAGACGGGGCTAACATAGTGATAGCAGCCAAAACTGCAGAGCCACACCCCAAACTACCGGGCACCATCTACACAGCTGCCAAAGAAA TTGAGGATGCTGGAGGAAAAGCCTACCCATGTGTGGTGGACATCAGATATGAAGATCAGGTGAGAAAGGCCGTTGATGAGGCGGTGCAGAAGTTTGGAGGGATCGACATCCTGGTAAACAATGCCAGCGCCATCAGTCTGACAGGGACCGCAGAGACACCGATGAAGAGATACGACCTCATGATGGGAATTAATGGAAGAGGGACATACCTGTG TTCCCAGGCGTGTTTACCTTACCTGAAAAAGGGAAGTAACCCACACATCCTCAACCTTAGTCCTCCGTTAAACATGAAGGCCAAGTGGTTCCAGAACCACGTGG CCTACACTATGGCCAAATACGGGATGTCTATGTGTGTTTTGGGAATGTCAGAAGAGTTCAGACCATACAAGATAGGCGTCAACGCTTTGTGGCCTCGAACAa CTATATTTACGGCTGCCATGGAGATGCTGGCTGGCGGGAAAGGTATCAAGAATCAGTGTAGAACTGTTGACATCATCAGTGATGCGGCCTACATTATGTTGTCGAAAGAAAGCTCCACCTACACGGGAAATTTTGCCATTGATGATGAAGTTCTAAAATCTGCAGGAATCACAGACTTAGAGCAATATTCGTGTGTCCCAG GCTCCACGTTGATGCTGGACTTTTTCCTGGATGAAGACCCAAATGCAGTACATCTGCCTGGATCTCAGGGCTCTGGGGAAGGGGTCAGCAAGACGCTGGACATGATGAAAGCCCTGCTTAACGAGGAACTGGTCAAATCTGTGGATGGTGTCTTCGTGTTTGATTTGAAAG GTTCAGAGCCTGGAACGTGGTATTTGGATCTGAAGAATGGTTCTGGTAATCTGGGAGATGGGGGCGCCCCC AGTGGCGATGCTGGTTGTACCATGATCATGAACAGTGAAGACTTTGTCAGGATGTTCAAAGGAGATCTCAAGCCAACTAACGCATTCATGTCAGGCAAATTGAAAATCAAAGGTGATATGGGGCTGGCAATGCGACTAGAAAAGCTTATGGGAAAGATGCGACCCAAGTTGTGA